The following coding sequences lie in one Jonesia denitrificans DSM 20603 genomic window:
- a CDS encoding MMPL family transporter produces the protein MASTRDNTHRSDTVAQPNTVAQPGAAVPAPVAGQSMAAVPPNTTTRTGLAERLVSRRGAWVSILLALVVMVALFGAFSSVEAPQRSGKAPASSESAQVADILATFPDADTQTVLLVATRTDTTPLTPADHDTLTSIANTLTTNDSPTPPRVLISDDGNAALITHPITVGDTNSDTATTINELRERIGTLTPPVLTITVTGGPAFGADIASAFDGADITLLLITIGIVAVLLIGTYRSPILWLIPLTVVALADGLAGRITATTGTWLNLDFDAGIISVLMFGASTNYALLLISRYREELTTTPNHRDALATAWRATLPAILASNVTVVLALLSLIFATIPLTRGLGVPAAHGPSTTWCPVAPLCVDHFDRVWTTTICTQTCIMVHTRT, from the coding sequence ATGGCTTCCACACGTGACAACACCCATCGCAGCGACACCGTTGCTCAACCCAACACCGTTGCTCAGCCCGGCGCTGCTGTCCCTGCTCCCGTCGCTGGTCAGTCCATGGCCGCGGTCCCGCCCAACACCACTACCCGCACTGGTTTAGCTGAGCGTCTTGTGTCGCGGCGCGGCGCGTGGGTGTCGATTCTTCTCGCTCTCGTTGTCATGGTTGCGCTCTTTGGTGCGTTCTCTTCGGTGGAAGCCCCACAGCGCAGCGGGAAAGCCCCCGCCTCGTCCGAATCCGCCCAAGTCGCCGACATCCTTGCAACATTCCCGGACGCTGACACCCAAACAGTGCTTCTCGTCGCCACCCGCACCGACACCACACCCCTCACGCCCGCTGACCACGACACTCTCACCAGCATCGCGAACACCCTCACCACCAACGATTCCCCCACTCCCCCTCGTGTCCTCATCAGCGACGACGGCAACGCCGCACTGATCACCCACCCCATCACCGTGGGCGACACCAACAGCGACACCGCCACCACAATCAACGAACTCAGAGAGCGCATCGGCACGCTCACCCCACCCGTACTCACCATCACCGTCACCGGGGGGCCAGCCTTCGGCGCAGACATCGCATCCGCATTCGACGGCGCCGACATCACCCTCCTACTCATCACCATCGGCATCGTCGCGGTCCTCCTCATCGGAACATACCGCTCCCCCATCCTGTGGCTCATCCCCCTGACCGTGGTCGCGCTAGCCGACGGACTCGCCGGGCGCATCACAGCCACCACCGGCACCTGGCTCAACCTCGACTTCGACGCCGGAATCATCAGCGTCCTCATGTTCGGTGCCAGCACCAACTACGCCCTGCTCCTCATCTCCCGGTACCGCGAAGAACTCACCACCACCCCCAACCACCGCGACGCCCTCGCCACCGCGTGGCGCGCCACCCTCCCCGCAATCCTCGCCTCCAACGTCACCGTGGTGCTCGCGCTCCTCTCCCTCATCTTCGCAACCATCCCCCTCACCCGCGGCCTCGGCGTACCCGCCGCCCACGGCCCAAGCACTACGTGGTGCCCCGTTGCACCCCTCTGTGTGGACCATTTTGATCGCGTATGGACCACAACTATCTGCACCCAAACGTGCATAATGGTCCACACGCGAACCTAG
- a CDS encoding TetR/AcrR family transcriptional regulator, translating to MPKISAPTVAEHRANRHAALVRAGEEVLREEGLAGVTPGRVVARAGLSRSSFYDYFATKDDLLIAIARHAIEQWNSEIDAALAEVDAGLPALRQFIESTMRMTADGRHDIANAVREANLSPSSMDDLMAFHDKLIGPVVSILSELGVPSPQVKAMYVQGLLNSGVQMVSHGCDPNGVADEVFQIVTKGVVQEDS from the coding sequence ATGCCTAAGATTTCAGCTCCAACTGTGGCCGAGCACCGCGCGAATCGCCATGCGGCTCTTGTTCGTGCTGGTGAGGAAGTGTTGCGCGAAGAGGGTTTGGCTGGGGTTACCCCAGGGCGCGTGGTAGCGCGGGCAGGATTGTCGCGGTCGAGCTTTTACGACTACTTTGCCACGAAGGACGACTTGCTGATCGCGATCGCGCGGCACGCAATTGAACAGTGGAACTCCGAGATCGACGCTGCATTGGCAGAGGTTGATGCTGGGCTACCGGCGTTACGGCAATTCATCGAATCAACGATGCGGATGACCGCTGACGGGCGGCATGACATTGCCAATGCGGTTCGGGAAGCGAATCTTTCGCCGTCGAGTATGGATGACCTCATGGCATTCCACGACAAGCTCATAGGTCCCGTGGTTTCTATTTTGTCTGAGCTAGGAGTCCCATCTCCGCAGGTCAAGGCCATGTATGTGCAGGGTCTTTTGAATTCTGGTGTGCAGATGGTGTCACATGGTTGTGACCCAAATGGTGTCGCCGATGAGGTGTTCCAGATCGTGACCAAAGGCGTGGTCCAGGAAGATTCATAA